The sequence below is a genomic window from Deinococcus terrestris.
CGAGGCCTTCGTGGTCTGCCTGGACGTGCGGCGGGTGGGGCAATTGCTGCGGGTCGCCGGGCACGAGGTCGGGCACTGGCCCGCCATCGGGGTGCATTTCGGCATTGGAGACGCGGTGATGGCGGGGCAGAACCTGTTGACCGCCGCCGAGCTGCTGGGCTATCAGGGTTGCTGGATCGGCGGGGTGATGAACGGCCTAGAGGGGCTGCTGGACGTGCTGGCGTTACCGGAAGGAGTGCTGCCCTTCGCCGCCCTCACGGTGGGCCTCCCCGCCGAGACGCCGCCCCAGCGCCCGCGCGTGCCCCGGTCCCTCGTTGTCCACGAGGACCGCTACCGGGACGGCACCGACGAGGAGTTACGCGGGGCCATTGAGGTTATGAATCCCATTGCGGCGCGGGGAGACCAGCCCGGCGACTGGGCGCGGCTGCTGCGGGCGTACTGGGCACCGGGCGGTGGGATGGA
It includes:
- a CDS encoding nitroreductase family protein, producing the protein MTPRTPEEVRAFFDAHRTVRQYVTGEDGSPLPMPEEHLDVLLHAAQRAPTDATAQLYSFVRLVSPEVRARVAELTTNAHVQTASEAFVVCLDVRRVGQLLRVAGHEVGHWPAIGVHFGIGDAVMAGQNLLTAAELLGYQGCWIGGVMNGLEGLLDVLALPEGVLPFAALTVGLPAETPPQRPRVPRSLVVHEDRYRDGTDEELRGAIEVMNPIAARGDQPGDWARLLRAYWAPGGGMEKREPHLVAALKRQGLWAGEEEGATVPPAEAAPAREG